Within the Paenibacillus sp. AN1007 genome, the region AGGACCGGTAACGGATTAACCTTTGATCTTATTATCCGTATTCATCTTTAAATCAGCACCATTCGTGTTAAATCCAGTATAACGTGTTCCCGAGAGTATGCCCAAACCAACCTTTTTTGAGAACGCTATCATTTTATATTGAACTTTGCGGGCAAACGGTGTAGCGTAAAGATTGGAAAGTGAACCTGTATGAACGTAAACTCACCTAAAGGGAGCGTGCAAGGCGAAATGAAATCTTTTCTGGATGAACAGTTCCTGCTTCACAATGAAACGGCGGTAAGGCTGTACGAGCAGTACGCCAAAGACATGCCGATTATGGATTATCACTGCCACCTCAGTCCTCAGGAAATTTACGAAAACAAAACATTTGGCAATCTGACTGAGGCCTGGTTATATGGCGACCATTACAAGTGGCGGCTGATGCGGGCTAACGGGATTGAAGAAAAATATGTGACCGGCGGGGAAGGCGTAACCGATTACGACCGCTTTCTCGCTTATGCCAAAACGGTGCCCATGATGATTGGCAACCCGCTGTACGCCTGGTCCCACCTAGAATTACAGCGTTATTTCGATGTGCATGAGGTATTGAATGAGTCAAGTGCTCCTGCGGTCTGGGAAAAAGTAAATGCCAAGCTGAACAGCGACGGCTTCGGTGCGCGTGATCTGATTACCAAATCCAATGTCACCGTTGTGTGCACAACCGATGATCCGACAGATTCTCTCGAATACCACCTGAAAATTCAGGAGATTGAAGGTTTTGATACGGCGGTCCTGCCATCGTTTCGTCCAGATAAGGGGCTGGAGTTGAATAGAGATACCTTTACCCAGTGGGTGGCCAAGCTTTCACAAGTGGCGGGTACAGAAATTGCCGATTATGACTCGTTCCTGGCTGCGCTGGAATCCCGCGTAGAGTTCTTCCATTCGGTTGGTGGACGTGTTTCCGATCACGCACTGGATTATGTGCCATACGCTGCAGCGACTCGCGAGGAAGCAGCGGCTGCCTTTGCCAAGGCACTTGCCGGGGAGAAGGTTTCCCGTACGGAAGAGGATGGATACAAGACGGTTACACTGACGTTTCTAGGCAAGCTTTATGCGGAGCGCGGTTGGGTCATGCAGTTCCACATCAATGCGGCACGTAACAACAACACGAAGATGTTCAAGCAGCTCGGCCCTGATACGGGTTATGATTCGGTTAATGATACCCCTCTATCCGGAGCTGTTATCGGATTGCTGGATACATTGGAGCAGCAGGATGCTCTGCCCAAAACCATTCTCTACTCCCTCAACCCAAGGGACAATGAGGTGCTGGCTGCAATTATCGGAAGCTTCCAGGGCGGCGGTACACCGGGGAAAATCCAGCTTGGTGCAGCATGGTGGTTCAATGATACGAAGGACGGCATGCTTGCTCAGATGAAAGCACTGGCGAATGTAGGGCTTCTCAGCCGTTTTGTGGGCATGTTAACCGATTCGAGAAGTTTTCTTTCTTACACCCGGCATGAATATTTCCGCCGACTCCTCTGCAACCTGATTGGAGAATGGGCAGAACAAGGCGAAGCACCTAATGATATGGAACTGCTCGGTCGGATCGTGCAGGGGATTGCTTATAATAATGCCGAGGCCTATTTCCCATTTGCTGATGTGCCGAAAAGCGTTTCCGCTTCAAAATAATATTGAATCTATCCTTTTTACATGAACATGCTCTCAATTCCTTCAGCTGGCCTTTCGCCAGAGGGGGATTGGGGGCTTTTTGGCCTGATCAATTGACATGGGGAGGCTGTCCGGGATTTTTGGATTCAATTTACACGAATGAAAGGATTGACATAGACGTATGCTGAACATATAATTAGTATATCTAATTAATTGATTGGCTATTAAATTGTGAACCTATTATATAAAGGACCTATTTAATAGATAGGCTATGATTATTTTCAGGACACCGAAGTTCTGATAAAGGAGGACGATAAGATGACTGGTATAGATCCGGTAGCCCAGAAGCTTTTATACTCCATCATGCAGTTTAACAAGGGCAAATGGAGACAGCATAAACCGTCCGGACGCAATCACAATGAAATTATGGTACTGGCCTGTCTGCTTCACGGTTCACATCCGGGTGAACGTATGGATTGGCGGGATAATCCACCCGATTTTGAGAGCCATTTAAATCAGGAACATCCAGGATTGAAAGTATCGGAGATCAGCGCATTAATGCGCGTAAAATCACCGACCATTACGCCTGTTATTCGCGGCCTTGAGGATGAAGGTCTGGTTGAGCGCACGATGGACCCCGAGGATCGGCGAGCAGTGCGGATTACAATTACGGATGCAGGACGTGCAATTATCCGTGCCGCGCATGAAGAACGGATGACAACCTTTAACAGGCTGGTTGAACATCTGGGCGAAGAGGACAGCCTGCAGCTGGCTGCACTGCTCAGCAAAGTATACACTTTCTTTGATACACAACTTTCGGGACAGAACGAAGCATCTGAAGACCCAAATGCGACAGCTGGACAAGATCACCAGCCGGATGCACAAGAGAATCAAGCAAATACACAGGACAACGAAATACCCGAACAAGGAGCAGCCAAACAAGGAGATGATACGCCATGATGAAATTGTTTCGCATGCTTAAGCCATATCGAATCCCGATTTTTTTTATTTTGGCGCTTATATTTCTGCAAACGATGGCCGAGCTGTATCTGCCTACGTTAATGGCAGATATCGTGAACCTGGGTATCGTCAAAGGTGATGTACCTTATATCTGGAAAATCGGCGGTTTCATGCTGCTGATTGCTATCGGTGGAACCGCATGTTCCATTATTGCAAGTTACCTGTCTTCCCGCACAGCGGGTGGATTCGCCAAGCAGCTGCGCAGCAGAGTGTTCCGGCATGTCGAGAATTTCTCGCTGCAGGAATTCGACAAGCTGGGCACAGCCTCACTGATTACTCGTACAACGAACGATATTACACAGGTTCAGAACGTATTAACGATGATGCTGCGCATGATGATAATGGCTCCGATGATGTGTATCGGGGGGATTTTCATGGCCGTTTCCCAGGATGCTAAGCTGTCCACCATCTTTCTGGTCGTGCTGCCCGTACTTGCGGGAGCCATCGCTTTGATTGGTTCCAAAGGATTCCCGCTGTTCAAGCAGATTCAGAAAAAGCTGGACCGGCTTAACCTCGTGCTTCGCGAACAGCTGACGGGTATCCGGGTTGTTCGTTCTTTTAACCGGGGCGAACATGAGCGTGTTCGCTTTAACGGGGCAAATACGGAATTAAGAGATGCATCAATCAAGGTCAATGTCCTAATGGCTACAGTTATGCCTGTAATGATGGTGGTCATGAACTTTTCGATGATTGCGATTCTGTACTTCGGCGGTCTGCGCATTGATAGCGGTCATATGAATATTGGTTCGCTGATTGCCTTTGTGCAGTATGCCATGCAGATCATGTTCTCACTGATTATGGTATCCATGATTTTTGTGATGATTCCAAGAGCGTCAGCTTCGGCAGAACGGATAAATGAAGTGCTCGATATGCAGCCGGATCTGTCCGACCCTGCACAGCCTCGCACGATGAAATCCATGCAGGGAATGATCGAGTTTGATCATGTCACTTTCCGTTATCCGGGTGCAGAGAATGCTGCCTTATCCGATATTTCGTTCACGGCTCGTTCGGGTGAAACGACAGCGATTATTGGCGGTACGGGCTCCGGTAAGACAACGCTGCTGAGCCTCATTCCGCGTTTCTATGATGTGACCGAGGGTAGTGTGCGTGTGAACGGAACGGATGTGCGGGAGCTTAGACAGGAAGAACTACGGTCCAAAATCGGGTTCGTCCCACAAAAAGCAGTCCTGTTTACTGGAACAATCGCAGAGAATATTCGCCATGGTAAAGATGATGCAAGCATGGATGAAGTCATGCATGCAGCGCGTACAGCACAGGCAGAGAACTTTATCTCCGAGATGAAAGATGGTTATGACAGCCTGATTGCACAAGGCGGGAATAACGTATCCGGTGGACAAAAACAGCGGTTGTCCATTGCACGGGCACTGATTCGCCGTCCGGACATTTATATTTTCGATGACAGTTTCTCGGCCCTTGATTTTAAAACGGATGCCAAACTGCGAGCTGCACTCAAATCGGAAACGACGGAAGCAGCGGTGCTGATCGTAGCTCAGCGTGTGAGCACGGTTATGGATGCGGATCGTATCCTCGTTATGGATGAAGGCCGAATTGTCGGGTCGGGAACACATAAAGAGCTGCTGGAGAACAATGAAGTGTACCGCGAGATTGTATCCTCCCAGCTGACTGAGGAGGAGATCGCATGAGTGAACGTACAGCAGAACGCAAAGCAAGTGCTCCGCGCGGGCCGGGTCACCCTGGTGGGGGTATGGGCATGCGGCCTCCAGCAGAGAAAGCGAAGGATTTTAAAGGTACGCTGCGCCGCTTGATTAAGTATCTTCGGCCGCACAGTTCCCGTTTGATCGGTGTCCTGATTGCTGCCATTTTAAGTACGGTGTTCGGCATTATTAGTCCAAAGGTTATGGCTGAGGGTACCGATATTCTTGCCCATGGCGCTATTGCTATTATGCAGGGTGTGCAGGGGGCGGGAATTGATTTCCCTGCTTTGATGAGAGTATTGTACCTTCTGCTTGGATTGTATCTGTTCAGTGCAGCTTTTGCATATGTACAGCAATATCTGATGGCTGGTGTAGCCCAGCGGGTTGTCTATGATATGCGGGAGCAGGTCAGTGCCAAGGTTGGGCGTCTGCCGCTAAAATATTTTGACTCCCGTACGCATGGTGAGACGCTTAGCCGTGCAACCAATGACGTGGACAATATCAGTAATACGCTGCAGCAGAGTTTGGCTCAGTTTATTACGTCAGTAGTAACGATTGTTGGTGTCATCATTATGATGCTGACGATTAGTCCGTGGATGACTCTTATCACGCTTCTGACCCTGCCGCTTAGTGTTGTGGTGGTTATGCTGGTGGCTTCCCGTTCGCAGAAACATTTTGCTGGGCAGCAGAAATCGCTTGGTGAACTGAACGGTCACGTAGAAGAGATGTATACAGGCCACAAAGTGGTCAAAGCATTTGGACGTGAAGAACAATCCGTACAGCAGTTTGAGAAAGTGAATGAGGAGCTGTATGCATCGGGTTGGAAAGCACAGTTTATCTCAGGGATTATTATGCCTCTAATGAACTTTGTCGGGAACTTGGGCTATGTGCTGATTTGCGTAGTCGGCGGGATTTTTGTTACACGTGGCTCGATCTCCATCGGGGATATCTTGGCCTTCACGCAGTATTCACGTCAATTCACACAGCCTATTAATCAGATTGCTAACATCTCCAATATTATTCAGTCGACAATTGCCTCGGCAGAGCGGGTATTCGAGCTGCTGGATGAGGAAGAGGAAGTTCCGGAGTCGAAACAACCTGCGGTGCTGCGTCACCCGGCAGGTGCAGTTGCTTTTGAAGCAGTAGATTTTGGTTATAAGGAAAATGAACTGCTCATTCACAATATGAATATTGACGTCGCACCAGGGCAGACCGTCGCAATTGTCGGTCCGACAGGTGCTGGTAAAACGACGTTGATTAACCTGCTGATGCGGTTCTACGAACTTCAGCGCGGCCGGATTACCATTGACGGCATTGATATTAAGGACATGTCACGTGGTAATCTGCGCGGTATGTTTGGTATGGTGCTTCAGGATACGTGGTTGTTTAACGGTACAATTCGGGATAATATCGCTTATGGACGGGAAGGTGCATCGGAAGAAGAGGTGGTCAAGGCTGCTGCGGCTGCCCATGCTGATCATTTCATTCGTACACTGCCGGATGGCTACGATACGGTGCTGAACGAAGAGGCGTCCAATATCTCACAAGGCCAGAAGCAGCTGCTGACGATTGCGAGAGCGATTCTAGCGAACCCGTCTATCCTCATTTTGGATGAAGCAACCAGCAGTGTGGATACGCGAACCGAGGTCTTTATCCAGAAAGCGATGAATGAACTGATGAAAAACCGTACGAGTTTTGTCATTGCCCACCGTCTGTCCACCATTCGCGGCGCCGATCTGATCCTTGTGATGGATCACGGTAACGTGATTGAGCAGGGCAGCCATGATGAGCTGATGGCAAAGCAGGGCTTCTATGCCGATCTGTACAACAGCCAGTTTTCAGAGCGGCAGCCGCAGGCGATCTAAGGGTAATATTTAGTCATGTTTATAAAGTAGAAGTGTCTAAAACAATCATAGTTCTCAAACTGACGTCGGTACAGTTACTGGCGTCGGTTTTTTTATTTCGTTGTGCTGGGAGGAACCTGCGAAACAATTCACACAGTTTATTAATATCACTGACCTTCTTTGTCTTCTCCTTTCTTCTTACAAATCCTTATTCTTGGGTAATTATCCCCTTTTTATATCCCTCCAAGTACACCTTGAAAGTGTGTCCTATCCTTTCGTCACCATAAAGTCAACTTCCTAGAATTTCACCTGTGCTGCAAGTGTGGGAGATTACGTTTACTATGTACTACAAAATAATGAATTTATACATCAAGGGTTGACTTAAATGTATTCATATGGAAGAATATATTTATGGAATTTTACTTCCAAATTATATCATAAAAGGAAGGAGGGATTTGCATGTCAAAGTTGGTACTGGAAGATTTGATTGAGCATGTTACAACAACTTCAGATTATGAGGCGAGCAGTGTAATAATCGGAGATGAACAAAGAGCAGCATCGCAATATCCACTGGTTACTACTCCACAAGAGGATATCGATAACGTGTAATACCTAACAAGAAGGGCAGCTGTTGCCCTTCTTTATTCAATTTTTTCTCATGAACTATAAGGAGTGAAAATAAAATATATGGTTAATCAATTTAAACGAATTGAGGAATTTTTTACGGATGGACCTTATGGAAAAGGAGAAGCTCTTAACTATAATTTTAACCAATTCAAAGATGGAATGATTAATACCTTTTCCAATTTATATAGATTGAATCTCAAAAATGAACCGAATTCGCTGACAGCATCAGGTCAAATTGCTATTTCTGGAACGTGTATTTTGTCTTCATCCTCTAATGGAGGATATTCTTCACATGAGATTAAAAAGATGCTGGAACTTACTTATGAGGCATTAAGTTTACATACCATTAATGAAGTTAGATTAAAAGATTCCGAATTAGTTTTGCTTGATTGTGAAGGGGTTGATTCATCTAACTTGATGTATCGTCTGTTGAGCAGCCGTTTCGAAGAAAATATGAGAGAGAGTGGGGTCTCGATTCAACTTCTTGCTTCATGCATAGACGACAAGGTTAAGGAAAAGTTTCATTTGGCTATGAGATTACTTAGCGAAACCATTCCTGAGTTATCATCTGATACGTTATCAATGATTACTGCTATTCTTCCTGTTACTAAGACTATAGATTCAGGTTTTACATTCACGACCCCACAACTTATTTATGTTGATCCAGAACTATTTAATAGTGAATTGGATTTAGCAGATGCCTTATTGCATGAAGCTTTGCACCACAAGCTTCTTACAATCCGCTTGACAAAACGTATGCTAAGACCGGGTTACAACGACTTTGGGAGTTTCTCTGTACCAATTCCTTGGGGGGGAGAGAACTATCGAATGTTCCCTGTTGGAAGAGCAATAGCTGCTGCGCATGTGTATCTTCATTTGTCATTTTTATTTGCTAAGATACTTTTTAATAGTGATAAGTATATTAAATTTGGATTAACACTAGGAGATATTGAACAGCGATTTCTGACTAGGTATAAGCGTGCCAGCTATTTACTGGAAACATTGTCTATGTCCCATTATCGTCATGAACTTGGAGCAGATGGTATCGATTTTATTACATGGATGAATAATGGCTTCCGATTTATCAGCGATCTACCTAACGTGCATGAAATAATTAGCTCGAACAAAGTTCTTAACTATATATGAATTTTGATAAGGAGTGATTTATTTGATATTTACACAAGCAGATCAAAGGCATGAAATCTTTGAGGAGCTTAAGAAGTATAGAGAGTTCTATCCTTTTCAACGTGCATTTGGCCAGGTTGAGAATATTACAATTCACAATGATCTATATAGTGGAGTTTGGTGTGAGTATTCAGCTGATCTAGTAGAAGGAGTAGTGTGGGATCTTGAATTGGTAGAGGTAGGTCTATCTAAATTAAATATATCTAAGGAAACAGATGTTTTGGTCGACTTATGTTGTGGGGAAGGAAGGTTGGCTCGTCACTTAGCAAATAAGTCCTATCGTTTGAAAGGAATAGATTATTCTGCTGATCAGATTAACAGAGCAAGACTTCTTGACTCGGACAACATTGTCGGTGAGGATTCATGGGTTGTTTCGGATCTATTAGATAAACAATCTGTAAAATCTTTTAGCTCTATGTGGGATTCGGTAATAGCTGTGACATCGGCCGCATCTGTCAACTGCTTTACTTCACATGACCAATTGAGTTCGTTTTTATATAACATCAGAACATGTTTAGGGAAGAATGGACCTCGTTTTTTATTACTGCCAGTATTTGATGATGAGGCGGTCTCTAATTTTGAAAAAACTTTTAAAGGAAACATCCTTTGTCATCCATTTAAATCACAAACTAATAAGGACATGCTTGCATGGATTAGTTTGCTTTATGATAAGGAATCGAAATTGCTGATGCAGCCATCCATAACAGCGCTCACCGATTCTGAGGGAGAGTTGAAATATGAATTTGTATTTTCAAAAGATAGGATC harbors:
- a CDS encoding ABC transporter ATP-binding protein, which gives rise to MMKLFRMLKPYRIPIFFILALIFLQTMAELYLPTLMADIVNLGIVKGDVPYIWKIGGFMLLIAIGGTACSIIASYLSSRTAGGFAKQLRSRVFRHVENFSLQEFDKLGTASLITRTTNDITQVQNVLTMMLRMMIMAPMMCIGGIFMAVSQDAKLSTIFLVVLPVLAGAIALIGSKGFPLFKQIQKKLDRLNLVLREQLTGIRVVRSFNRGEHERVRFNGANTELRDASIKVNVLMATVMPVMMVVMNFSMIAILYFGGLRIDSGHMNIGSLIAFVQYAMQIMFSLIMVSMIFVMIPRASASAERINEVLDMQPDLSDPAQPRTMKSMQGMIEFDHVTFRYPGAENAALSDISFTARSGETTAIIGGTGSGKTTLLSLIPRFYDVTEGSVRVNGTDVRELRQEELRSKIGFVPQKAVLFTGTIAENIRHGKDDASMDEVMHAARTAQAENFISEMKDGYDSLIAQGGNNVSGGQKQRLSIARALIRRPDIYIFDDSFSALDFKTDAKLRAALKSETTEAAVLIVAQRVSTVMDADRILVMDEGRIVGSGTHKELLENNEVYREIVSSQLTEEEIA
- the uxaC gene encoding glucuronate isomerase, translated to MKSFLDEQFLLHNETAVRLYEQYAKDMPIMDYHCHLSPQEIYENKTFGNLTEAWLYGDHYKWRLMRANGIEEKYVTGGEGVTDYDRFLAYAKTVPMMIGNPLYAWSHLELQRYFDVHEVLNESSAPAVWEKVNAKLNSDGFGARDLITKSNVTVVCTTDDPTDSLEYHLKIQEIEGFDTAVLPSFRPDKGLELNRDTFTQWVAKLSQVAGTEIADYDSFLAALESRVEFFHSVGGRVSDHALDYVPYAAATREEAAAAFAKALAGEKVSRTEEDGYKTVTLTFLGKLYAERGWVMQFHINAARNNNTKMFKQLGPDTGYDSVNDTPLSGAVIGLLDTLEQQDALPKTILYSLNPRDNEVLAAIIGSFQGGGTPGKIQLGAAWWFNDTKDGMLAQMKALANVGLLSRFVGMLTDSRSFLSYTRHEYFRRLLCNLIGEWAEQGEAPNDMELLGRIVQGIAYNNAEAYFPFADVPKSVSASK
- a CDS encoding MarR family transcriptional regulator, with translation MTGIDPVAQKLLYSIMQFNKGKWRQHKPSGRNHNEIMVLACLLHGSHPGERMDWRDNPPDFESHLNQEHPGLKVSEISALMRVKSPTITPVIRGLEDEGLVERTMDPEDRRAVRITITDAGRAIIRAAHEERMTTFNRLVEHLGEEDSLQLAALLSKVYTFFDTQLSGQNEASEDPNATAGQDHQPDAQENQANTQDNEIPEQGAAKQGDDTP
- a CDS encoding ABC transporter ATP-binding protein — translated: MSERTAERKASAPRGPGHPGGGMGMRPPAEKAKDFKGTLRRLIKYLRPHSSRLIGVLIAAILSTVFGIISPKVMAEGTDILAHGAIAIMQGVQGAGIDFPALMRVLYLLLGLYLFSAAFAYVQQYLMAGVAQRVVYDMREQVSAKVGRLPLKYFDSRTHGETLSRATNDVDNISNTLQQSLAQFITSVVTIVGVIIMMLTISPWMTLITLLTLPLSVVVVMLVASRSQKHFAGQQKSLGELNGHVEEMYTGHKVVKAFGREEQSVQQFEKVNEELYASGWKAQFISGIIMPLMNFVGNLGYVLICVVGGIFVTRGSISIGDILAFTQYSRQFTQPINQIANISNIIQSTIASAERVFELLDEEEEVPESKQPAVLRHPAGAVAFEAVDFGYKENELLIHNMNIDVAPGQTVAIVGPTGAGKTTLINLLMRFYELQRGRITIDGIDIKDMSRGNLRGMFGMVLQDTWLFNGTIRDNIAYGREGASEEEVVKAAAAAHADHFIRTLPDGYDTVLNEEASNISQGQKQLLTIARAILANPSILILDEATSSVDTRTEVFIQKAMNELMKNRTSFVIAHRLSTIRGADLILVMDHGNVIEQGSHDELMAKQGFYADLYNSQFSERQPQAI
- a CDS encoding class I SAM-dependent methyltransferase encodes the protein MIFTQADQRHEIFEELKKYREFYPFQRAFGQVENITIHNDLYSGVWCEYSADLVEGVVWDLELVEVGLSKLNISKETDVLVDLCCGEGRLARHLANKSYRLKGIDYSADQINRARLLDSDNIVGEDSWVVSDLLDKQSVKSFSSMWDSVIAVTSAASVNCFTSHDQLSSFLYNIRTCLGKNGPRFLLLPVFDDEAVSNFEKTFKGNILCHPFKSQTNKDMLAWISLLYDKESKLLMQPSITALTDSEGELKYEFVFSKDRIWTTTEVAGIAADVGWTKEFILPSNVVSGGADQWPFALLVLKNEF